The DNA sequence GGAGGGCGCCAAGGGGGTGCTGCGGTCCAAGGTGGGCGCAGGCACCGGGGTGCGGTTCACCCCGACCCTGACGTTCGTGCGGGACACCGTGCCCGATGCCGCCCATCGGATGTCGGAACTGCTGGCCGCAGCCCAAGCCGCCGACGCCGACCTGGCCCGGATACGGGAGGGCAAGAAACCGGTCGGGGACGCCAACCCGTATCGCGAGGCACCGGGGCAAACCGATGCCGACGACAGCGGTGACGGTGAGCAGTCGGGCGACTGACCCGCTGCCCACGAGTCGGCGGGTGGACGCCGCCGAAGCCGTGGAACTGCTGGCGGGCGCGAACACGCTGGCGGTGATCTGTCATGTGCATCCCGACGCCGACACCATCGGCGCGGGGCTGGCGCTGGCCTCGGTCCTGCGACGGCGCGGCAAGGCCGTCGAAGTCAGTTTTGCTCGGCCGGCGGCACTTCCGCAGTCGCTGCAGTCGTTGCCGGGCGGCGATCTGCTGGTCGCCGCCGACGTGATGCGTCGCGACGTCGATCTGGTGGTGACCGTCGACGTCTCGAGCACGGATCGGCTCGGGGAGCTGGGGCAGCTGGCAGTCGGACGCGAGCTGCTGGTGATCGACCATCATGCTTCGAACCAGTTATTCGGTACGGCCAATTTCATTGATGCATCGGCGGATTCGACGACGATGATGGTGGCTGAACTGATCGACGCCTGGGGCGAGCCGATAGACGCCGACGTGGCGCACTGCCTGTATGCGGGGCTGGCCACCGACACCGGGTCGTTCCGGTGGGCCAGTCCCCGCGCGCATCGGCTGGCGGCGCGCCTGGTGGACGCCGGAGTCGACAACGCGGCGGTCGCCCGGACCGTCATGGACACCCATCCGTTCGGCTGGCTGACGATGCTGTCGCGGGTGCTGGCGGGCGCGCAACTGCTGCCGGACGCGGCGGGTGGGCGCGGGCTGGTCTATGCGGTGGTCGACCATGCCGAGTGGACCGCGGCGCGGCCCGAGGAGGTGGAGAGCATCGTCGACATCGTGCGCACCACCGCGCAGGCTGAGGTGGCGGCGGTGTTCAAGGAGACCGAGCCGGGGTGCTGGGCAGTGTCGATGCGTGCCAAGTCGGCGGTGGACCTGAGCGCCGTGGCCGTGGCTTTCGGCGGCGGCGGTCACCGCCTGGCCGCTGGATACACGGTCACCGGCACGGCAGCGGACGTGGTTGCCGCGCTGGTTGCCGGCCTTGGCTGACGATTCCGGCGCCGGGGCAAAGTCTCGCGCAAGCGGGAGGTACCCCC is a window from the Mycobacterium sp. SVM_VP21 genome containing:
- a CDS encoding bifunctional oligoribonuclease/PAP phosphatase NrnA — protein: MPTTAVTVSSRATDPLPTSRRVDAAEAVELLAGANTLAVICHVHPDADTIGAGLALASVLRRRGKAVEVSFARPAALPQSLQSLPGGDLLVAADVMRRDVDLVVTVDVSSTDRLGELGQLAVGRELLVIDHHASNQLFGTANFIDASADSTTMMVAELIDAWGEPIDADVAHCLYAGLATDTGSFRWASPRAHRLAARLVDAGVDNAAVARTVMDTHPFGWLTMLSRVLAGAQLLPDAAGGRGLVYAVVDHAEWTAARPEEVESIVDIVRTTAQAEVAAVFKETEPGCWAVSMRAKSAVDLSAVAVAFGGGGHRLAAGYTVTGTAADVVAALVAGLG
- the rbfA gene encoding 30S ribosome-binding factor RbfA, which translates into the protein MADPARARRLAKRISTIVASAIEYEIKDPRLAGVTITDAKVTADLHDATLYYTVLGRSLEDDPDYGGAAAALEGAKGVLRSKVGAGTGVRFTPTLTFVRDTVPDAAHRMSELLAAAQAADADLARIREGKKPVGDANPYREAPGQTDADDSGDGEQSGD